A single Cucumis melo cultivar AY chromosome 4, USDA_Cmelo_AY_1.0, whole genome shotgun sequence DNA region contains:
- the LOC103503974 gene encoding arabinosyltransferase RRA2-like, which produces MAGRKDKAQSPRVFRLLIAIAIGVLIGCLFAFFYPHGLFTSDLPLQNRRLAKLDLQARSSSSCESSDRSKNLKADVVSMLEKNTQLEKQIKDLTRELKIVEQLKDHAQKQYLALGENHKAGPFGTVKGLRTNPTVIPDESVNPRLAKLLEKVAIQKELIVTLANSNVKPMLEVWFTSIQKVGIHNYLVVALDDQTEEFCISHEVPVYKRDPDDNIDKVGKEGGNHQVSALKFRILREFLQLGYSVLLSDVDIVYLQNPFDHLFRDSDVESMSDGHNNMTAYGYNDVFDEPSMGWARYAHTMRIWVYNSGFFFIRPTLPSLELLDRVATRLSQEQAWDQAVFNEELFYPSRPGRDGLHASKRTMDMYLFMNSKVLFKTVRKDPKLKQLKPVIVHINYHPDKYPRMKAVVEFYVNGKQNALDPFPDGSE; this is translated from the exons ATGGCTGGTCGCAAAGACAAAGCTCAATCGCCTCGCGTCTTTCGACTCCTCATCGCCATCGCAATTGGAGTTCTTATTGGCTGTCTTTTTGCTTTCTTTTATCCTCATGGTCTTTTCACCTCTGATCTACCTCTTCAAAACCGTCGACTCGCTAAATTGGACCTTCAG GCTCGGTCTTCTTCCTCGTGCGAGTCTTCAGACCGATCCAAGAACCTTAAAGCCGATGTCGTTTCAATGTTAGAGAAGAACACCCAGTTGGAGAAGCAGATTAAGGATCTTACAAGGGAGCTGAAAATAGTAGAACAATTAAAGGATCATGCTCAGAAGCAATATCTAGCGCTTGGTGAAAATCACAAGGCTGGTCCATTTGGTACTGTCAAAGGTCTTAGAACCAATCCCACTGTAATTCCAGATGAATCTGTGAATCCTCGGTTGGCAAAGCTCCTGGAGAAAGTTGCTATTCAGAAAGAGCTGATTGTGACACTTGCAAATTCTAATGTAAAACCCATGTTGGAGGTTTGGTTTACCAGCATTCAAAAGGTTGGGATACACAATTATTTAGTCGTGGCTCTGGACGACCAGACCGAAGAATTCTGCATCTCCCATGAAGTTCCTGTCTACAAGAGAGATCCAGACGATAACATTGATAAGGTTGGAAAGGAAGGAGGCAACCATCAAGTCTCTGCATTGAAGTTTCGCATTCTGAGGGAGTTCTTGCAACTTGGATACAGTGTTCTTCTCTCAGATGTAGATATAGTCTACCTACAGAACCCTTTCGATCATCTTTTCCGGGATTCAGATGTGGAGTCGATGAGTGATGGTCACAACAATATGACAGCTTATGGATACAACGATGTATTTGATGAACCCTCCATGGGTTGGGCTAGATATGCACACACTATGAGGATATGGGTTTACAACTCTGGTTTCTTCTTCATTAGGCCTACACTTCCTTCATTGGAGCTTTTGGATCGCGTTGCTACTCGGCTTTCTCAAGAACAGGCATGGGACCAAGCCGTTTTCAATGAGGAACTCTTTTACCCTTCTCGTCCTGGACGTGATGGGCTTCATGCCTCCAAGAGAACCATGGACATGTATCTTTTCATGAACAGTAAAGTACTCTTCAAGACAGTTCGAAAGGATCCAAAGTTGAAACAGTTGAAACCCGTCATTGTTCATATAAATTACCATCCTGACAAGTATCCTAGAATGAAAGCCGTCGTCGAATTCTACGTCAACGGTAAGCAAAATGCTCTGGATCCTTTCCCAGATGGTTCTGAATGA
- the LOC103503973 gene encoding J domain-containing protein required for chloroplast accumulation response 1 yields the protein MENLSQRDSILLGYSLQRSFANSSSPRASNRNSDDVDFHDVFGGPPRRRSSVHETRYSFSETGDSFALKGGDDEALPGRGGPWSGLNEKPVFGEEGVHGRRFPSDDFYDDIFKGDESVNSSPRRGDIFSPIPGSRVLSPARPLPPPAEPFGSSSLPAQLSLPSRLTKGTDLPAFGSSSLRNKDGVSNGSHTNSPRFTLSRFSFSTSSHRFEDPKTDYDLLDRTGALSSKFQEHGGDEALSFVKSGNGLSGNRLTKGEEDSLEESNGGGQFQFHFSIYKWASKGVPLKMPSRGNGPRLREKTLLRRSSSSTDMLMKAKNEMHSPTSTTQNIDFPPVFHETTKVDDEKGTDILPDMDNLEERQSSFTPSENLSRQSSRTAVGSDNISHPIEKAKPHSLPKKISSEKSERKMTSRTIEDQKHEAKSLSSFLLYSDSEQSEEGIAKEYRKGEIMAKGDMKSSTLSDLSSSPKKLEKQTSLRNSKVKKPTVPSSDMESGHNIGRKKVGGKISEFVKLFNQEPTPRPQDAVDLENDSSTMKQESESKAQAEATLNKIRKDEKTKLNKNTDASVKGDDVSKKSVDDNSAKKAASFKSNFASSKKSSPAPNTVHVPDVTKSTIPEVEEPFQDNFSVQELPQDYEDATETKNGREEIQALDTKIRQWSSGKEGNIRSLLSTLQYVLWPKSGWKPVPLVDIIEGNAVKRSYQKALLYLHPDKLQQKGASSDQKYIAAKVFEILQEAWIHFNTLGGL from the exons atggAGAATTTGTCGCAGAGAGACAGCATTCTTTTGGGTTATTCACTTCAGAGATCATTTGCTAACTCTTCATCTCCAAGAGCTTCCAATCGGAATTCGGACGATGTTGATTTTCACGACGTGTTTGGTGGTCCTCCGAGGAGGCGGTCGTCGGTCCATGAAACGAGGTATAGCTTCTCCGAGACAGGGGACTCATTTGCATTGAAAGGTGGCGACGATGAAGCACTACCGGGCCGGGGTGGCCCTTGGTCTGGTTTGAATGAGAAACCTGTGTTTGGTGAAGAAGGTGTACACGGGCGGCGATTTCCGAGTGATGATTTTTATGATGATATCTTTAAAGGCGATGAATCGGTGAATTCTTCTCCTCGCCGTGGTGACATTTTCTCTCCGATTCCTGGTTCAAGAGTTCTAAGTCCTGCTAGACCTCTTCCACCGCCGGCAGAACCCTTCGGAAGTTCTTCCCTACCTGCTCAATTAAG CCTACCATCAAGATTAACCAAAGGGACTGATTTACCAGCGTTCGGATCGAGCTCCTTAAGAAACAAGGACGGTGTTTCGAATGGAAGTCATACAAATTCTCCTAGGTTCACTCTTTCAAGATTTTCTTTTAGCACATCGAGCCATCGTTTCGAGGATCCTAAAACTGATTATGATTTGTTGGATCGTACTGGTGCTTTGTCATCCAAATTCCAAGAACATGGAGGCGATGAAGCATTGTCCTTCGTAAAATCCGGAAATGGATTGAGTGGGAACCGTTTAACAAAGGGAGAAGAAGATAGTTTAGAAGAATCAAATGGTGGTGGTCAATTTCAGTTCCATTTCTCAATTTACAAATGGGCAAGTAAAGGGGTGCCTCTGAAGATGCCATCGAGAGGGAATGGGCCGAGATTAAGAGAAAAGACTCTACTAAGAAGAAGTTCAAGCTCGACCGATATGTTGATGAAGGCGAAAAATGAAATGCATTCCCCAACATCGACTACACAGAATATTGATTTTCCTCCAGTTTTTCATGAAACAACAAAGGTTGATGATGAAAAAGGAACTGATATACTGCCTGACATGGATAATCTTGAGGAAAGACAAAGTTCATTCACACCTTCAGAAAACTTGAGCAGACAAAGTTCTCGCACGGCTGTTGGCAGTGATAACATCAGTCACCCAATAGAGAAAGCGAAACCTCATTCTTTGCCTAAGAAAATTTCAAGTGAAAAGTCAGAGAGAAAGATGACTTCGAGGACAATCGAAGATCAAAAGCATGAGGCTAAATCTCTAAGTTCATTTCTTCTCTACAGTGATAGTGAACAAA GTGAAGAGGGGATAGCCAAAGAGTATCGTAAAGGAGAAATCATGGCAAAAGGTGACATGAAATCATCAACTCTCTCTGATTTAAGTAGTAGTCCAAAGAAACTAGAAAAACAAACTTCATTGAGAAATTCAAAAGTGAAAAAACCTACTGTCCCAAGTTCAGACATGGAATCTGGACATAACATTGGCAGAAAGAAAGTTGGTGGAAAAATTTCAGAGTTTGTTAAGCTTTTCAACCAAGAACCTACACCGAGACCCCAAGATGCTGTTGATTTAGAAAATGATAGCTCTACAATGAAACAGGAAAGTGAATCAAAGGCTCAAGCAGAAGCAACTCTTAACAAAATAAGGAAGGATGAGAAAACCAAGTTGAATAAGAACACAGATGCTTCCGTCAAG GGAGATGATGTTTCCAAGAAATCAGTGGATGATAACTCTGCTAAAAAAGCTGCTAGCTTCAAAAGTAACTTTGCTTCTTCGAAAAAGAGTAGTCCAGCTCCAAACACAG TTCACGTTCCTGATGTCACAAAGTCTACAATTCCAGAAGTGGAGGAGCCATTCCAGGATAATTTCTCG GTACAAGAGTTACCACAAGATTATGAGGATGCCACAGAAACAAAAAATGGTCGTGAAGAAATACAA GCTCTCGATACTAAAATACGACAATGGTCAAGCGGCAAGGAAGGGAATATACGTTCCCTGCTGTCAACTTTGCAATAT GTTCTTTGGCCCAAGAGCGGATGGAAACCCGTTCCTCTCGTTGATATAATAGAAGGAAATGCAGTGAAAAGATCTTATCAAAAAGCTTTGTTATACCTACACCCTGATAAACTACAACAGAAGGGTGCTTCATCAGATCAAAAATATATTGCAGCAAAAGTTTTTGAAATATTACAg GAGGCTTGGATTCATTTCAATACACTGGGTGGATTAtga